The sequence GCGCCGGTTAAAGTCCGCGATCCGGCGTTGCTGGGTCCGGAGATTGCCGTGGCCGTACAGACCGTCAGGCGGCGACCATAACGGCGCAGGTCGGCCCAAAGGGCACGCCGCGGCCGCACCCTGGCGTGACGGAGAGCGAATCGGTCCGGGCACTCCGGGAGATCAGGTCGGATCTAAAAAGACTCAGGCCACGGCAGATGTCCGAAGACCTGCCCGGGCTCCACCCCTGGGACGGGTGTGCCCAGTCAGTAGCCCCATCAGGCGGTCAGCGAGGCCGCCCCAGTACCTGAAATCGCTGGGCCGTCGTTGCCCCGCGAGGTGACTCCGCGCCCAGCCGCTGCACGCCGGCAAGTTTCCCGGCCACGGCGCGGCGGTCCCCGGACCCGGCCCAGTTCAGATCCAGGCCGGGAGCCAGAGCGTACACGAAGCGGACGCCGTGCTGGCGGGCGTCGGGAGCCTGGTCACGCAGCGCCGCCGCCTCGGCCGCCGGATGGAGCTCACGCCAGCGTTGCCGGTGCCAGGGGTCGTCCTTGGAAGCGTACAGATGGGTGTTCATTCCCCACTGCGCCATGCACCCGAGCAGCCGCCCGCGCTGGGCTGGCGTCTATGGACGTTCTTACAACCCCTCGATCACACCGAGGATGGGCGGGACAGTCATCCACCCTCCTTTCTGGACCGGCAGGCCCCCCCATTGGCGTTCACGGATAGACCGGGTTGACGGTCTGCGCGGCCTCAATCACCTGCACGGCGTCTCCCACATGAAGAGATCATCCGGAAATTCGATGACAGTGTGCCGCCCGAGAAGGCGGCACACTCCTGTGATGCGGCTGAACGACGATCAGTGGGCCGTCCTGACACCTCTTCTTCCTCGACCCGTCAAGCGGACCAAACGAGGACGGCCTCGCCGTCCAGATCGTGAGGTTCTGGACGGCATCCTCTGGGTCTTGCGGACCGGGGCACAATGGGATGCTCTTCCCAAAGGTGAGTACCCTTCCAAGACCACGTGTCATGCCCGCTTTCAGGAGTGGAACGAACAGGGCGTGTTTCCAGCCATCCTGGCCGCGCTGTACGAGATGATCGAGGAGCTGCAGCTCCTCGATCTCCGAGAAGCATTTATCGACGGCACGTTCAGTGCCGCAAAAAAAGGGGCGCAGATGTCGGTCCCACCAAGAAGGGAAAGGGCACCAAGATCATGATCATGGTGGACGCGAATGGCGTGCCACTCGCGGTGCATACTTGCAGTACCCGTCCCGCCGAAGTGAAGCTGGTCCACGCCACTCTCGATGATTCCTTTGGGATGGATTTTCCGAAGTGCTTGATTGGAGATAAAGCGTATGACAGCGATGGCTTGGACGCCGAACTGGCGGCACTTGGGATTTCGATGATCGCGCCCAATCGCCGGAATCGACGAAAAACCCAGGATGGCAGGCCACTGCGCCGCTATAAGCGGCGCTGGAAGGTGGAGCGGACGATCGCATGGCTCCAGAGCTTCCGTCGTGTCCGTACCCGCGACGAGATCAAGTCACAGAACTTCCTGGGGATGGTTCTGCTGGCCTGCATTGTCATCCTGCTTCGCCTAATTTCCGGATGACCTCGAAGCCGGCCCATCCGGTCGGTATCGGGCGCGTCCTGCACCAGATGCTGGCCGAACACGGCGGCTTGCCCGTGACGGCGTACCTGCGCCAGCGCCCGCAGCGGCTCGGTCCCGCGCGTGCCGTCCGGCAGGACGTTCACGACGGCGCAGCGGGCACAGCTCTCCACGACTTCAAACGCCACCGTGCCGATGCGGATGCGCCGCCAGAAATCCTCGGCATACGCCTGAGCGCCGCCGATCACCACATTCGGACGGAACTCGGCATGTCCCACCGGGCGGCTCAGGTGCCGGTTGAACTCGGCCAGCGACGTCTCGCCGATCAGGTGAAAGGGGTTGCCGTCCACGAAGCTCAGCAGGGAATGGAAGGGCCGGTCGCGCGGCTGCCAGCGCTGGGCGTCGTCCGGCAGATACACCAGATCGAAGGTGCCGCCCAGATACGCGCTGATCCAGGCCGTCGCCTCCGCCGAGACGGTAACGCCGCTCAGCGCATCGCCCCACATGTCCACCGCGCGGGGCTCGCCCTGCGGCTGCCACGGCACGCTCAGCGGCGGCATGCCGGGAGCCCGGACGCTCAGGCCCCCACCGGTCAGTGCCACCTCGATCAGGCGCATCCTGGAAAACTCCCGCTGGGTCACGGGCCGTCCCGCCGCGTCGGTGACCATCC is a genomic window of Deinococcus aerophilus containing:
- a CDS encoding IS5 family transposase (programmed frameshift), with amino-acid sequence MMRLNDDQWAVLTPLLPRPVKRTKRGRPRRPDREVLDGILWVLRTGAQWDALPKGEYPSKTTCHARFQEWNEQGVFPAILAALYEMIEELQLLDLREAFIDGTFSAAKKGAQMFGPTKKGKGTKIMIMVDANGVPLAVHTCSTRPAEVKLVHATLDDSFGMDFPKCLIGDKAYDSDGLDAELAALGISMIAPNRRNRRKTQDGRPLRRYKRRWKVERTIAWLQSFRRVRTRDEIKSQNFLGMVLLACIVILLRLISG